A segment of the Balaenoptera musculus isolate JJ_BM4_2016_0621 chromosome 9, mBalMus1.pri.v3, whole genome shotgun sequence genome:
GCTCAAGGTAGAGAAGGAAATACAAGACTATCATGTAACCTTGGTGCAAGAAGAGCTTTCTTCCAACAGCTGGCACTTTGTGAGCCTTCCAGGTCACATGTGGGACCTGATCATATTCATGAGTAAATTGTGGTACCAGCCAAATTGTATTAATAGACAGTATTAAGGCTCTGATTGTCAAAGACTGGCAGCATGGTAATTTTATGGGGCTATCTGGAAAAAGTCCAAGAAGATGGAAATGCCCAATATCTAGAATGCCTCTTTAATATTCATGCTGCATCCCTTCCTCTTACTATACAAATGTTACAATCTTTTGTGAGCCTAAGATTATGCACAAAAGAAGCATTCTTTTGCTACACCCAGACATGTGTATAAGAAGAGTGTGGGTACCAGCAATCAAATTGAAGAATGGACCAGACATGTCTATCACAGTGATTGTTATACTCACAGCCCGTTCTAAGTGACATGGCCCTACCACAGTTTGTGAAGAATAGGATGCCCCAAAAGGTCCTATTTTGAATAACTAGACTCAATTCTCTATGCCTACCTAGGACCAGAGAAGGCCACCTGATCCAGTGAAGCAAAATTCATAGGCTGGTTAGTGACCTGTGGTGTAGATCGGTACCCCCAAgtcaaagtaaacaaacaaaacccaagaaccaaaccaaaaccaaaaccaactaACTGATGCCAAAATGTTGGCCTCTGTACCACCAGCACtgaattaaatctcggagacagagttttgggtgaagtggaaaagaatagctttattgctttgccaggcaaagggagacacagtgggctcctgccctGAAAAGCTATGTtccaacctgggaggatttgatgaggagttttacagtaatggttcaaaggttactgataagattagggtgtgtgcagggcctgcactcctttaatctcgTCTCAGGTggtcttgatgagcttctctggtccctttaatctcgtctcaggtggtttcttgactgctcctcccttgattagcgaCTGTTCGAATCTTccctttggaactcaaggaaggtcatggaggctggagtccatTCCCTATgaacaagaaacgggggacagaaaggcttctgtgcccaggagccccacagggtcctgcttggttttgtAACTTATCAACAACCAAAATCCCTGAGCTAATCATATTCTTGCTTCCAGGCATCTGAATTGGGAAAGGAAAAGATTGAGGCTGTGGGAATAAAACCTGAAAGGGCATGCAGAGGAAGGCCATAAAAAAGTCAAACCATGAGGAAGAAGGTAGGGGCAGCTTGAAGTAGAAATGAATAAGCAGAAGCTGTGGGTAGAAAAAAAGATATGCAGGGTAAAGGTAAGGAATGAACACTAGAGACAGAAGGAAGCAGACAGGGAGAAAGTAGGAAGCGTGTTAATGACATGATGCTAAATGATATGAGACAAGATAGACAAGCTCATGCAGTAGTGGTCCTAGATAGTGCTGCCTTGGATTCCagataagttttttatttttgtttttctgctctaAGGTCTAGCTCTGCTAAGGTTTCTGCTCTTTTGTGGCCAGATTATTAGCTGTGTCTTAGGTCCTAGGCACACATGCTGCTACCGTAAAACCCCTATTAATTGAGGTAACTTAAATGAATTCCTGTTCCTCAAAActggaagactttaaaaaaaaaaactggaatacTTTAAAGAGAATGAGTACAGAATTGAAAAGACTTGGTTCAGcagtaagcattttttaaaaagaggtttgaAAATTCTGAGCAAAAACGTTCAGTATGGGTCAATTAATTAGTTtggttattcattcattaattgtcattcttttattcattcaagaaatatttattgagcacttactatgtaccaggcaacGTTATGGGGTAGTAAGGATCTATCAGTGACTAAGTCAAAGTTTAATTCCAGTGAGGTAGAAGACCATAAGCAAGCCAACAATCGCACGGATAATGTATAATGTGATAAGTGCCCAAAAAGCAGGATAAGGGAATGGAGAGTGATGGGTGGGAGCGGTGATTTTAGATAGTGTAGTTAGGGAAGGCTCTCAGAAGCAGCAATGACATTTGAATAGAGACTTTAATAGGATGTGTCCTGCAGTTGCTACACCTAGcatattgttttcctttcagaTTGCCACAcatgtaaatataattataattataaatataatgtgtAAACATAAGTTGTAACTTTCTCAAATGAgttaaaatgagagaaatcagGAGAACAGTGAACCCAAAGCCAtgtcatatgaaaaaaaaagttcaaaatgttGGCAATGTTGAGCCTGGAAGAGAGAGGGCGCTCAGGAGGAACGTGATCgatttcttcaaattctttaagGATTCTGTGGAAGAGACACTAGATTTATTCCGTTTGGACTGTACGGTAGAAGTTACAGGGGAGAGCAATCAGCTGATCAAAGATTAAGTAGGCTGGGTTTTTAGATATAGGAAGATTGACCACTTGATAATGTTACTATGGAGGGAATAAGAGTGTCAGATGAATGGTTAGACTTGATGACCTTCCAGATCCTTTCTGAAAGTCTTTGATTCTATGACTTTAATAATGACGAAATTATTACCTCACAAAACATCCCATTCTGTGGCCTTTTCACTGCAGACAGAGAATGGGATGTGAATGAGACAGCCATCTCCAAGAAAGGTGGGTAGAATCCCGTGGATCTATTTCCCAACTTATTACCAAATGTTTGGTTTCCTAAGCAATTCACTAATTGAATCCTTCTCAAAACCTGGGAAATTTTTCTGCCATTTACTACAAAGGGCTAGTAGGCAAGCTTAATTGATTACTTAGGAAACTGACCTAACTTTGGACAAATCATCTGGCTGTGAAATGAACAGGTATTAGCCCACTCAGggaaatgttttctcttctttgggTTTCTGCGTCCCTACTTCCCTCTTCGGCAGGTTTTGCTGCATGATTTTAGGGGAACTGGAGCTTAGTCCAGGAGCTTAGGTCAGTAAGTCCAGGGGACTTAGCTAACTCCCTCAGTTACTCTTCTTCCCTTTGCTGCAGGAAAGTCATCAGCACAAGCCCACTGAGAACTTCTTCCTACCTCTGAtgtctcagaaaaaaaagttaagatcTGGGCTGAAACCAGTCTTCCCTGTGACACTGTTGGAGGACCCTAAATCCAAGAGAGAACAATGGTTTAGGTGAAGTCCTGGCTCTTTCTTACCTTTTCCTTATTCGTGTCACTATCTCTTTTCAATATGATTTAACAAACACTTTCGGTTGTACAGAATGCGGACAACTGTATAATAATAGGACAGCTTCCCTACATGATCCCCAACCACACTTCTACCTTAGCAACAGAGAAACAGTAATGCAAAACTAAGGTTTTTCACAAGAATGATTTTCAAGAGTGAAGAGAAGTATTCAAAGGTCTATGCTTTGAGgaagcaacaaaaaaaaatttccctcagTGCCTGTTAAGGGTTGTGATATAGGAACAATTTGCTATGTATGAGATTTGATTTGAAACTGGTTATAGGAGCAGCTTATATCTTgtttggagaggagagaggagattcTGGAGTTCCTTTATAGGTTTACAATGCTAGGTTCTAGAAGCATCCCTTCCACTGCACAATACTCCCACTCTGTACCAATGAACACCTTCAAATCCGACTGTCCTTTCTTCTCCCCCAGAATCTGAGAATGCAGTGAGTGGTTCCATTAATCCCTCACCCTAGGATCTACTAAATGAACTTTCTTTGTTAAGGTTTTCCACGGACAAGGATTTCAAGAGTGAAGGGAAGTATTCAAAGGTCTATgctttgagaaaacagaaaaaaatgtacccTCAGCTCAACTTTGCTCCAGTCTGTAAAAGAGATCTGAGGAGTGACGGTAAGGTCGTCTCTATCAAAACAATGGTTTATGGGATGGAGATGTGGGCAAGAGGGACAAACTATGGGGACGAGAGATAAGGGCAAATCTCTCTTGGAGGTTCTGGAGGCTAGTTTTCCTTTTAGCATGGAAGCCAAGAACTGATAGAGGCCCAAGTGGTGCTAGGCTTTCCACCCTGTTTAAATCCTCACATTTCAAGAAAACTCTAGCATAGTGTTTTCCAAACTACATCACCTACCACTTTACTAGTTTTGGTCAATGTGTTATTTGCCCTGTTATTTACTTAAtggttttctttcaaattattttttttgtccTAATTAATACTATATCATTGACATCATGGGTTTGATATACTAATCAcatggggtttttttctcttatacatttctctcatttaatcaaattcataataattacattttaaaaattaatttattttggctgtgtagtgtcttcgttgctgagtgcgggctttcactagttgcggcgagcgggggctactcttcgttgcggtgtgagggcttctccttgcggtggcttctcttgtcgcggagcacgggctctaggcgcgcgagcttcagtagttgtggcgtgagggctcagtagttgtggcttgcaggctctagagcacaggctcagtagttgtggcgcacgggcttagttgctccgcggcatgtgggatcttcctagaccagggatcgaacccatgtcccctgatttggcaggcggattctcaaccattgcgccaccagggaagtcccataataattaaaattaaaaatgtttatctatGTATCACCTAAAACTACCCAGTGGTATGCATATCACACTTCGAGGAAAACTGTTCTAGAAGGGCCAAAGGATAAGCTATGAGTCTCAGAGGTCCATGAGTCTCTTTGGGGTTGAGGCAGGACATGGCGTGGAAGAGGTTTGGGATAAGGTTGTAAGGAAGGGGTACAACAAAAATGCTCCTCACAAATTGTCATTCATTTAGCAACATTTATGGGGCACTTACTAGTGTTGTATATTTATCAAGCACCAATAATAATAGCACTTTCCATATGTAAGACATGTGGATGGGCCAGGTCATGAAGGGctttgtatatttgtataaataagGGCTTAGGTTTTATCCAGCAGGCAGTTGGGACCCACTGAAAAATTTCAGAGCACTCAACACACATTTGTGTATTAGAAGTATAATCGATGGGTCCCCAGACTTCACCAGCCTATGGCTCCAAGATAAGGTTCATTTCTCCTACGGGACTGCTCTCCTCGAGCAGTTTCTGGAACTCCCTAAGGTACGCTTCCCTGTTCTACAAGGCCATCCTAGTGATTGCCAGCCATCCTCAGCTCAAACAGTCACAGTTCCAGAGGTATGAGGTCATATCGTACCATCCCTTACCTGGCTTCTTCAAGTGTTTCTGCTCCTTCTGTACCTATCTGCCACCCCACCTGacatccctcctgcctctctgaacTCCCCATATACAGCTAAAACCAAGCTGTGATATTAAATAACACTTCATAGatgtgaagaaaaattaaaggatgGCAGAGAATCATTTATCTTGCTTTAAAAGGGGACACTCTTAGGCTCAGCCTCAACCCCCCCTCAGTCCCTTCATACTTCCCAACAGGCCCCCAGCACATTATCCATTCTTGGGAGTCTCTTGGCTTACCAGCACTGTCTCTGCCTAGGCTCCCAATACCCTTGGCCCAAGGAAGGGGAAAAGGTAGCTCCTTCCCCTAAGCCTGTTTATTGTCAGCCCCCAGAATAAATAAGTAGGAACATCTATTTCCTTCAAGGGAAACTCCACATGGAAAGCAAGCTTTGAGCTTTATAAGCCAGATAAGGCAAACATAATAGTACACTTAGTATACATAATAGTACATTTAGTACATTTAGTCAGAGTTAAATCTTAAATGATACCATATGCAGGATATCAGCAGTTCAGCTTAAATCTATATTGGAAGGAGGAATTTCTCCAGTCTAACCTGGTTTagaatttctctgatttttcaagGGCATGATTCTGCTAAGGTATCCCAGTTTACATTTCTAAACAGAACACTTAACATCTCAGTCTGCAGCATTTATTAGAATTATGGTGACTTTACAGTTTCCCTCAAGAAAAATGAGTGGATATTTACTTATGTATCTAAAGGGCCCATTATTGTGCTTTTCCTAAACAAAGACAATCTACTGTGAAGTTGAAACAGTGTCTCTACTTCAAGTAAAAGAGAACCTAGCAACTCCTCCTTCCATCAATAATTTTCCATGTTTACCAGGCATCCAAATAAAGAAAGATTACATAGAGAATTGCTTGGATGGGGGCCATGAAGGCTGGTTAGGAGGCTGTCCAAGAAACAAACAGATAGGACCTGAATTAAGGTGACAGCAGtaggaataagaaaacaaatttaagggATATTTACAAGGCATAATGCTTcaaaatggggggggggagggatgggagcaAGAAGAGCCTACAACGGAGGCGTCCAAGAAGGGCAGAAGTTGAAAGAGAACCTGGAAAAAGTGATGACAGTGAAGCCAAAGGTGGAAACAGTTTCTTAGTTACACTCTCAGACAGGAGAACTGAAAAGGCTAAGAGGAATATGAATATACAAGTGAAAGTACCTTCACTTAGTTAAGCGTTATGTAAGCGTCAAAATGGCCACAGATGGAATCGTTTGAAAGGGGTGGGATTAAATAGGGAAGACCCTAAACTGGTGGGTGTTGATGAAGGGAAGAATTATAAAGAAGGTTGGAATGGTAGTCCGTGGTCCAAAACCTATCCTCTTGCTCAGAGTAAAGACCAGCTTTCTCGGCCCTCCGAGCGGGTCTCTTTTTACGTCTCACATTAAGTGTCCTAAACCCTCTGGAAATCCACATTCACGAAGGTGCCCTGTGCTTTGTTGCAGTCTCCAAGAAGTCAGGGAACGACCTGCCAACTTCCCAGATGATTTGGGAACCATTAACCCTTTCATCACTCCTGGAAGAGAAGCCCACCAGAACTGCGCCAGGAGAGAGCGCGTTCCGCAACGGAAGGGCCCAGCAGTGGATTATAAAAAACGATGAAAGCAAACCCTACATGCCCCTCGCCTCATCTCCAGAGACTGAGGGGCCTGGAGAAGTCGCCATTTAGGGCGTGCCAACCAAATAAAATCTCATTCTGCCCTCTCCGGGCGTGGGCTGCCGGATCGCTTGCAGGGTGGGCCGTGTGAGCCCCCTGCTGCGACCTGTCACCGTAGGGGCGGGGACGCGGCCCCGGGGAGCCCACCCTTGGCCCCGCCTCCGCCCGgcttggggaggaggagagggagtggCCATGTCCCCTGGGGTTGAGAGCGGCCGGCGACTGCCGGGGAGGGCGGGCCTTCTCTCCGAGTGACGGGACCGCGGCCCAACCGGCGCCAGAGCACGGGGTCGGCCTTCCTGCAGCTTCTTCCGCTTGCTGGCTGCGGCGCCTGGGACGGTGGCGGTGGGTCTGGGCGCTGGGAAGTCATCCAAGATGATTAAAAAATTCGACAAGAAGGACGAGGAGTCTGGTACGCGCGGGGCGTCTGACGCCCACCCTCAGCCGCGGGGTCCCCTTCCCCTGCCCGCCGCCACCTGCTCTCGGGAACAGCGGACCTGGGGGCGTGGGCGCCGGTGTGCCGGAGGGCCGGAGTTGGAGCCCAACCCCTCCTCCGACCCACTCCGCTCCAGCCGGGGGCCTGCCCCTAGCCCCTCCCCCGGGCGCCGGAGCCTCCCCTCAGGTCGCGCGCGAGCGCCCGGGAGCTCGCACGCAGCCTCGGGCTGCTcggcggccccgcccccagccccctccgGCGCAGCTCCGCGGAGCCACCTGCTCCAGTTCGCCGGGGGTGGGCTGCCCACCAGAGTCCGGCCCATGGCAGGTGGCGGAGGTAGTGAGTGTGCGCTTGCGagaggcggggtggggtggggtgctggtAGTGCAAGGCCCACGGTGGGTCTGGGATTGACGGAACTGAGTGTGTTTGTGAACTTTGTGGTGTCTGTACCTTGCAATCTCCCTGGGGACCTCTGCTTTGTCCGCTTCCGTGCGGGCAAGCCTGCTCCGTGGTACCTAGCTCGTTTAATACTCAAGCATCCAAAAGTGAGTTGCATCTTGATATCCGTCTTTGGTCCAGAGTAAATGAGGAAGATGCCAAGtcacctcaaaaaacaaaaacaaacaaacaaaaaaacccccaaaaccctcAGTGATTGATAGCTGCTCTCAAAAAGTGTGGTGGAGGGTTGGGTTAGTAAACCTCTATGGCCCCTTCCAGCTTGACATGTATCTAATTCTCTGGTAAACTCCTCACAGTAAATGTTAGAAACACATAAAATAGTGCTTTCCTTTAGGGAAATCCAAAGGACCCTACCACAGTCTCATTAATTTTAGTTGTATGGACATGACAGATATTTCTAACATTCATATAAAAAGAAGGCAGGGAAAGAATACACTCATTTCAGGCAGGGTTTCTGCAAAAGAGAAGTACAGGATCTTACAGGATAGCAGACAGAGCTAGTGTCAGAATCAGAAGGATTTTAATCAGTTTGTATGCATATTAGTAATGATTATCACTGTGAAATCCAAGTGGTCACCTCACTTGGGTGAGATTTCCCAAGCATTCAATACCCTTCTGTAGAAAGTAAGTTTGTGTAGGACAGctattaaagacattttttttcccccataacaTAGGTAGTGGCTCCAATCCTTTTCGGCATCTGGAGAAGAGTGCTGTCTTACAGGAGGTATGGCTTGGAAGTatagtgtgtttttttcttttctattccattttagAATGGGGGACAGAGAGCCCCGGAATGCTCTGATCCAAAATAAGAATTAAGGAACGTAGCTGAGTTCAGAGAATATATActtgagggaaaaagaagagggatTACTTGTCATAGGAGAGTCTAGAGCTTATAGAAATGCAAGAATATGTAGACTCTGTCACATgctgagaattttaaataaaacaccaAAGGAGGTGTTTAGTGCAAGGTTATTGAAGGAAGTTATAGATATTAAGCCTATTGTATTCAAATGATGTAGATAAATATTGTGATTCTTACTTAATAGATAAAGCCCACAAGTTGAAGTAGCAGACCTAAGGGAGTGAGTGTAGAATGGAAAACCTAGGCCACAtctaataatttattatataccaTAATAAGTTGAAAACTGTAAGCAACATTATTTGGATACTGTGATTAAAATGTATAATAGTCTTTATTAAGTTGATTTTCTGTAATCTGTGATagcaaagatagaaaatatatatagcaGTGTTTTTTGTTTCCACAGGCTCGTATATTCAATGAAACGcccatcaatccaagaagatgttTGCATATTCTTACAAAGATTCTTTACTTATTGAACCAggtaaattattttgattttcctcAGATTTGTGTCCTGGAATAGAAATATATAACATGCAGTGAAGTACTTTCTGGCaagtgtaattatttattttttaaaaattcacttaattttaaaatttacagtgtTTGATTAACataataatatgtaaaatttCTTGAGGATGAGGAGTATGACAGACACTTCTTTTTTATTCATGAGGTACCAAATCAGCTAAGCGCATAGTAGGATCTCAACTTTGATTTGAATTTAACAAGTATTAGTTAATATTAAAACATGTTGTTTAGAtatgttcagaaaataaaaatatattgcaaaatCTTAGACAAATTCCAGAtagatattttatccttttggagggagtatattatattaat
Coding sequences within it:
- the TSGA13 gene encoding testis-specific gene 13 protein, whose protein sequence is MGQRRQAKFQYGKSKTSRTSPVKFEKETIVDSDEIFDAVGQSKFVLENLHHYTVHPNLAQYYEPLKPTALHKFLARNRRIQSFTLKVTEYDQDKTLLIMTNNPLPCPIDHQGKDMTSKYFSSELLLKESHQHKPTENFFLPLMSQKKKLRSGLKPVFPVTLLEDPKSKREQWFRFSTDKDFKSEGKYSKVYALRKQKKMYPQLNFAPVCKRDLRSDVSKKSGNDLPTSQMIWEPLTLSSLLEEKPTRTAPGESAFRNGRAQQWIIKNDESKPYMPLASSPETEGPGEVAI